The following is a genomic window from Thioclava electrotropha.
CCGAAAGGGCAATTCCAAGCCCCAGCGCCATATAGGCAGCGCATCCTTTCAGATTAGACAGTTTCATGGTTCTCCTCCTCTGTAGAACTTGTCTGTTCTTTCTTGAAACGGGTCGTCCATTCGATCGAGTAGACCCCGATGCCGAATACAAGAGCGAGCGCCTGCACGATGGTCTGCGCCGAATACGGCACACCGATCGACAGAGCGAACTGGCTGAGCTGGTTGAGAAAGAAGGCGGCGATGACGACCGAGATCGGAAAGCCGCGCCCTCCCAGAAGCGAGGTCCCAGCCAGCACCACCACGGCGACCGAGGGCAGAAGCAGGCTGTTGCCCTGAAATGCCGTGGGTTCGCGGGTGATGCCTGCGATCAGGATGCCCGCGGTGCAGTAAAGGATCTGCGCCGCCACATAGGCCATCGCCTGATATGGTTTGACGCTCAGACCCGCCGCGCGGGCCGCCTTGGGGTTGGCCCCGATCGCCTCGAAGCGACGGCCAGCCACCGTCTTTTTCAGGCCGAACGACACGAGGGCCAGAATGGCGAGGGCGAACAGCACCGAATGGGGAATACCCAGGGTCTGACCGCCCGCGATATGGGCCAGCAGGTTCGTCGTGATCCGCGGCACGCCGCCCGAGATCGCGAAGACCGCCGAGAACAGAAGCGCGTTCATCCCGATGGTCGCGACGATCGCGTTCAGGCGGAAATAGGCGACCATGATGCCGTTGAGCACCCCCGCGGCGAGCGCGAAGCCGACCGCGATGATCAGGGCGGGCAGAAGCCCTGCGTCCTGCCCATTGGGCATGTGGGTCGCGATCACAACCGCGAGCGATACCGAGCCCGGCACCGACAGATCGAAGCCGCCCTGCTGCACCACCAGCATCTGGCCGAGCCCGACGATGCCAAGCACCGCCGCGAAAGGTAGGCTGCCCATCAGCGACCCGGCGGTGACCGCCGAGGGTGCGAAGATGATGCAAAGGAGGATGAGCGCCAGCGTCGAGGCGACGATGGTGACGAAGCCCTTCGACAGGGACATCGAAGAAAGTCCCATCGAACCTCCGAAGCTATGCGGCGTCGTCTCAGCCATGTTTTCTCCTCCTCCCTCGCGTCGCGTCTCAGCTGATTTCCAAGGTGACCTTGACCGCCTTGTCGGGCGACTTGCCCAGCTCCAGCGCGGTCATCGCGTCATCGATGTTGTAGCTGTGGGTCTGGATCGGCGAGAGATCGAGCCCGGTGCGCTCCAGGAACCGGATCGCTGCCGGCCAGACGCCGGGCGAGCCGATGCAGCCTTTCACGTTGAGGTTCTTGATCTGGATCTTGCCCAGCTCGACCGGGAATTTCTGGCCGATATTGATGCCGACCATCGAGACATCCCCGTCGTCGCGGGCATAGTCGAAGACATTGGCCAGCGAGGCCGGATGGCCCGCACATTCGACCACCAGATCGGCGCCGCCCTTGGTCATCTCCTGCACCGCTTCGATCGGGTCGCCGTTGGTCGGATCGATCGTGCCGTCCGCACCGAGCTTCATCGCGATCTCGCGGCGAAGCGGCACCGGATCGACCACGATCACGCGAGCGCCCATGCCGATCGCGGCGGCTGCCGAGACAAGGCCGATCGTGCCGCCGCCCGAGACGACGACCGTATCCGCCGCGCAGACGCCGCCATGGCGCAGCACCGCGTAATACCCGCAGGTGAAGGGTTCGATCAGCGCGCCTTTTGCGTCATCGACCGCGTCGGGCAGCTTGTGCAGCCATTCGGGGCGCGCGGCGAAGAATTCGCGATCCGCACCGTCCATCGAGAAGCCGAAGTGGTGGATGCGCTCGGGCGTGTTGATCACGCATTCGCCGACCACACGATCCCCGGGCTTGAGCCCGTCGACATTCTTCCCGACCTCGACGACTTCGCCGACCCATTCGTGGCCCGGAACGACCGGATAGGAAATCGGGATGATGTATTGACCGGCCAGCAGCTCGTAATCTGAGTGGCAAATCCCAACGCGGCGCGACTGGATTAGCACCTCGTTGTCCGTGATGCCGGGCGTCTGCACCTGCGTCACGATGGGCTTGTTCGGTTCGTCGAAGATCAGGGCTTTCATGTCAGGCTCCAACTTTCGCTGCGGCGGGTTGCGCCACGCGTTCGATTTGACCGCTGCGGGAGGAGGCGAAGACCGCCTCGAGCAGCGCGATATTGTCGACCAGATGATCGGCGGTGATCGGGTAGGTTTCCTGTCCGCGCACGGCGCGGGCGAAACTCACCAGGTTGTCCTTCACGGGCTCGGCCTT
Proteins encoded in this region:
- a CDS encoding ABC transporter permease; the protein is MAETTPHSFGGSMGLSSMSLSKGFVTIVASTLALILLCIIFAPSAVTAGSLMGSLPFAAVLGIVGLGQMLVVQQGGFDLSVPGSVSLAVVIATHMPNGQDAGLLPALIIAVGFALAAGVLNGIMVAYFRLNAIVATIGMNALLFSAVFAISGGVPRITTNLLAHIAGGQTLGIPHSVLFALAILALVSFGLKKTVAGRRFEAIGANPKAARAAGLSVKPYQAMAYVAAQILYCTAGILIAGITREPTAFQGNSLLLPSVAVVVLAGTSLLGGRGFPISVVIAAFFLNQLSQFALSIGVPYSAQTIVQALALVFGIGVYSIEWTTRFKKEQTSSTEEENHETV
- a CDS encoding zinc-dependent alcohol dehydrogenase; amino-acid sequence: MKALIFDEPNKPIVTQVQTPGITDNEVLIQSRRVGICHSDYELLAGQYIIPISYPVVPGHEWVGEVVEVGKNVDGLKPGDRVVGECVINTPERIHHFGFSMDGADREFFAARPEWLHKLPDAVDDAKGALIEPFTCGYYAVLRHGGVCAADTVVVSGGGTIGLVSAAAAIGMGARVIVVDPVPLRREIAMKLGADGTIDPTNGDPIEAVQEMTKGGADLVVECAGHPASLANVFDYARDDGDVSMVGINIGQKFPVELGKIQIKNLNVKGCIGSPGVWPAAIRFLERTGLDLSPIQTHSYNIDDAMTALELGKSPDKAVKVTLEIS